The Acidobacteriota bacterium genomic sequence AGTTCTTGAATAGTGCGACAACCGGTATAACCCATACCGGATTTTAAACCGCCGACCAGTTGTTGAATCATTGCCGATAGCGGTCCTTTGTAAGGCACACGCCCTTCGATGCCTTCGGGGACGAGCTTGGACATTTCGGTATCAGCCTGTCCGTAGCGGTCTTTGCTGCCTTCGCGCATCGCGCCAATCGAACCCATACCGCGATAGGATTTAAATGAACGCCCTTGATATAAAATAATTTCGCCGGGACTTTCATCGGTTCCGGCAAACAATGAACCAATCATGACAGTGTCTGCGCCTGCGGCAATCGCTTTGGCAATCTCACCGGAATATTTGATGCCGCCATCAGAGATAATCGGAACACCGGTTCCATGCGCGGCTCTCGAACATTCCATTACCGCAGTTACCTGCGGAATACCTGCGCCGCTGACGATTCGCGTTGTGCAGATACTACCACTGCCTTGCCCGACTTTAATGGCATCAACGCCTGCGAGAATCAAATCTTTCGTGCCTTCCGCAGTCGATACATTACCGGCTACCAAATCAACATCAGGGAATTGTCTTTTGATGGCTTTTACCGCGCTGATAACCCCTTCGGTGTGCCCGTGTGCGGTGTCAATCACCAAGGCGTCAACGCGGGCGCGAACCAGTTCCTGGGCGCGCTCGACAAAATCGCCGGTCGCGCCGATGGCTGCGGCGACCCGCAAACGTCCGAGATTATCTTTAGCGGCAAGCGGGTATTTGATAGCTTTTTGAATGTCTTTGACGGTGATTAAACCTTTGAGCTTTTGATTCTCGTCAACCACCAGGAGTTTTTCGACGCGATGTTGTTGCAGTTTGGCTTTGGCTTCAATCAGCGTGGTGCCAACCGGGACGGTGATGAGCGGCTCTTTGGTCATCACTTCGCTGATGGGTAAATCCGAACGGGTTTCAAAGCGCAAATCGCGGTTCGTCAGAATGCCTACGAGGTGACCGTTGGCTTCGACAATCGGCACGCCCGAAATGCGATAACGCTGCATCATTTCCATTGCCTCGGCAATTTTTCTGTCAGGCGTCATGGTTATCGGGTCAACAATCATGCCCGATTCGCTGCGTTTCACTTTATCGACTTCGTCGCGTTGCGCGTCGATGGACAGATTTTTGTGAACGACTCCGATGCCGCCTTGTTGAGCAATGGCAATCGCCAGATGCGATTCCGTAACCGTATCCATTGCGGCGGAGGTGATGGGAATATTGAGAGGAATATTGCGTGAGAATCGGGTTTCGGTTTCTGCCTGATTGGGAAGCACGCCACTGCGCGCCGGAACCAGGGAAACGTCGTCAAAGGTTAAAGCTTCAAGAATGTCACCAGCCAGCATCTTTAATTTACCTCGCGAAGCATCAATGGCTTGATGCAGTTTGAATTTGATGCTGGTCACTACCGTGCCAGCTATGGATGCTAACAGAGTGCTTCGCCGATTAGCAAACGGGATTGATTTGTCATTCGCCGAATTATACGAAAAAGCCTGTAAAATCGGGCTTTTTTTATTATCGAGGTGGGGATGAGGAAGTTCGTTTGGCTTAATCGCGGTTATGTGGATGGGTAAGCGCCCCGGTGGTCAAGCGACCGACTTTACGCTCCGGCGCTTTCGACGGGTCTTTGACGGCGCGCGCCGTAAATTTCACTTTGCCGTTTTCGACCACGACAATGAAATCGACGGCTTCGGTTTTCAAGGTCTGTTTAATCTGGTCTGAGCGCGTGAAGATAAAATTCTGGAAGGTGTCAAATTTCAAACCATTGATGCGCTCACCACATTCGCGTTTAGCCGCCAGCAGATAATCATAAAGTTCGCTGACTTTTTCAGGTTCGCGTTTCGGGTCGCGACAACGAATCGCGACGTTGATGGATTTGACTGCCGCGACCGCTTCGACAGTTGGCAAAACGCCATTTTCTTCGCGCTTCTGTTGCTGACGCCGCCACAATTCGCGCATCACATTGTAGCGGGCGACCAGGTTGTTATAACGAAACCGCTGACCGAATGACATGCCCTTCAAATCGAAGATGCGTTTAATCATGGCTTCGACGCGACCTTTGGTATCCA encodes the following:
- the guaB gene encoding IMP dehydrogenase, whose translation is MLAGDILEALTFDDVSLVPARSGVLPNQAETETRFSRNIPLNIPITSAAMDTVTESHLAIAIAQQGGIGVVHKNLSIDAQRDEVDKVKRSESGMIVDPITMTPDRKIAEAMEMMQRYRISGVPIVEANGHLVGILTNRDLRFETRSDLPISEVMTKEPLITVPVGTTLIEAKAKLQQHRVEKLLVVDENQKLKGLITVKDIQKAIKYPLAAKDNLGRLRVAAAIGATGDFVERAQELVRARVDALVIDTAHGHTEGVISAVKAIKRQFPDVDLVAGNVSTAEGTKDLILAGVDAIKVGQGSGSICTTRIVSGAGIPQVTAVMECSRAAHGTGVPIISDGGIKYSGEIAKAIAAGADTVMIGSLFAGTDESPGEIILYQGRSFKSYRGMGSIGAMREGSKDRYGQADTEMSKLVPEGIEGRVPYKGPLSAMIQQLVGGLKSGMGYTGCRTIQELKERAQFIRVTNAGLRESHVHDVIITKEAPNYQIE
- a CDS encoding MXAN_5187 C-terminal domain-containing protein; the encoded protein is MEPQKPINPIDQDLDRLETEIRRLKVEYDIFFNGGTAKPPMDTKGRVEAMIKRIFDLKGMSFGQRFRYNNLVARYNVMRELWRRQQQKREENGVLPTVEAVAAVKSINVAIRCRDPKREPEKVSELYDYLLAAKRECGERINGLKFDTFQNFIFTRSDQIKQTLKTEAVDFIVVVENGKVKFTARAVKDPSKAPERKVGRLTTGALTHPHNRD